The region AACAGATTACCATTTCAGCCAATTTAAATGGTATCACTCTTGGCGAATTTAACAAAGAATTTAATAAAAAAATTACTGAAGTCAAGATGCCAGAAGGATATAAAATTGTAACAACAGGTCAAACTCAGTCGATGAATGATGCTTTTAAAGGCATGGTAATGGCTCTAGCGATGGCCGTATTATTTATCTTCTTTGTTTTGGCTGCTCAGTTCGAAAGCTATATTGATCCATTTGCGATTATGCTGGCCTTACCTTTGGCGATTATTGGTGCGATTATTGGCCTCTTGCTAATGGGTAGTGCCCTTAGTATCATGTCGTTAATTGGTATCATAATGCTAATGGGGCTTGTAACCAAGAATGCTATCCTGCTCATTGACTTTGCTAAACAAAGGCGTGCTGCCGGTGTAGAACGTAATCAAGCTTTAGTAGAAGCGGCAGTACAACGGATGCGTCCAATTATCATGACGACGGCAGCTATGATTGTAGGTATGATTCCACTGGCACTAGGTATTGGACCAGGTGCGGAATCACGGGCGCCTATGGCTCATGCCATTATTGGTGGTCTAATCACTTCGACCATCCTAACATTGATCGTTGTACCAGTTGTGTATAGTTTATTTGATGATCTTCAAAGTAAGAAATTCAGTTTTAAATCATTATTTCACAAAAAAAATAAAAGTGTCTTATAATAAATAAAAAGTACCCCGTCGATACGAATCGTATTGGCGGGGTACTTTAAAATTCATTTTTGAGACTTTTTTTCATTTCCTATTAAATCGGGTACCAATTCGGCTGATATTTCTACTTCTGGAGTAATTCCTTCAGTGAATAAAGTAACTCCGGCTTCTTCAATAAGAGTTCTATCGCTTTTTTTTCCAAGTCTGGCATCTCCCATTAGCAAGCTAATAACAATACCAATAACCGATATAAACATGGCAACCCAAAAGACTATATGAAGGGAATCGGCTAGCGCTGTTTTAAGTGGTGGAAGCAAAATTCCCAGCAGGTTAGGTGGAATCATAGCAACAGTATCTGGACTTAATAGTACATTAAATAAACTCAAAGGCTCAGTATGAGCCTTTTCAAACATCGGTGTGAGTGGTCCTAATAGTACAGAACCATTTTGTAAGCTTGGGAAAAATTCTTTTTCCATGATATTTTTTGAGTAGCCATTAAAGATGGAACCTAATATAGTCATGCCAAGAGTACCGCCAATGCTACGGAAGAATTGAGTAGCAGAAGTTGCCACTCCACGTTGCTCAGCTCCAAAGGCACTTTGTACAGCAATTGTAACTATAGGCATAATAGTACCCATTCCAACACCAAGAATCACTATATAATAAATCGCTGTTCGTTGTGTAGTGAATACGTTCATTGTACTCAAGAGATAAAATCCTAACGCCATTAGTGCCATCCCAAGTATGTAGAAAGACCGGAAACTTACTTTAGTTGCGAAACGTCCGGCTACTATGCTGGTTAGCATTAAAGAGATCATCATGGGTAACATGGTATTCCCAGAACCTGTGGCACTTATCCCAAGGACTCCCTGAAGAAAAAGAGGTAAAAACATTAAAGAACCAAACATTCCTAGTCCCATGAGGAAACCGACTATATTAGTAATTGCAAAAATCCTATTTTTAAACAAATCCAAACTTAATACAGGATCGGTAGCTCTTTTCTCCAAAGCAACAAACAACAACCAAGATAGTAATGAAAGTCCTACTAACCCTAGGATTTGCCATGATAGCCATGGATACTGTGTGCCTCCGAGATTTAACCCTAAAAGTAGGCTGACAGTGCCTATAATTAAAGTAATGATTCCTGCATAATCAATGGCGACTTTGTCTGTTAGGCGTTTTTCTCCACGTAAACCAAGATAGATTGTAATTGTTGCAAGAATTCCTATCGGTAAGTTAATATAGAATACCCATTTCCAAGAAGAGTAATCTACGATCCATCCTCCTATCGTTGGCCCAACTACAGATGACAATCCAAATAAAGCACCCATAAGGCCTTGCCATTTACCACGTTCTTCAGGAGGGAAGATATCACCGACAATCGTCATTGCGAGTGGCATCATGATACCTCCGCCGATTCCCTGAAGTGCTCGGAATAAAATTAGCTGCAGCATTGTTGAACTAGTACCACATAGGGCAGATCCGATCATAAACAGCAGTAAACCTGTTACATAAATAATTCGACGGCCATATATATCTGCAAGTTTACCTGCGATAGGGACAATTGTTGTCGAGGTAAGCATATATGCTGTTGTTACCCAGGTCATTATGCTGAGTCCACCAAGCTCACCGATAATCCTTGGCATAGCTGTTCCGACTACAGTTTGATCCAGTGAAGAAAAAAATAAGGCTAGAAATAATCCTACTAACAGCGTTCTACGTGGAGACCCATTTCTCATATTGCTCTCCCTTCACCAAGAATAAAGTTTATTTTTAAGATTGCCCTATTCGAAGAAAAAAATGCGACATTTAAGCAATACTATAGATAAGCTTCTAAAAATGATTAATGGAGATAGATGTATATGGGAAAGTTATCTTGGAAGAAACGAAAGATAACTTAGCTACCTATTTTTAAAAGTTGTAAGAGTTATATCAATAAAAGCTCGTAGGGCGGGAGAAATCCATTTATCTTTATGATAGATTAGTTGAGTTTGAATATTAAACGGTGTACCGGCCCAAGGCAATTCTATTAATTGTTGGGATATGATTTCTTGCTTAACCGCCACTTGCGGTAAAAAACCGATTCCCCAGCCGTCACTAACAAATTTCTTGATTACTTCATTGCCACTGAATGTCAATATAGATGCTGGTTTTGCACCAGCTTGTGCGAGAATACTTTCAAAGATTCGACGATAGCTACATCCCAAGTCAGTCAAGACAAGTGCTTGACCATTTATATCCTGCGGTAGAACCTGAGTTTTTTTAGCTAAGGGATGGTTTGGTGCTGCGATAACTGCCATAGGTTCTTCGAAAAGTATGTGAGTAACAAGATCTGCTTCGTTAAATGGTACATCTAGGAATAAGACGATATCAATCGTGTTTTTTCTCAGATGAGTTCGATATTCGCTACAGGCATCAAAGCGAATATCGATTTCTACGTTGGGATAACGGGCACGAAAGGTCTTGAAAACTTCAGGTAAACGATGTGTGCATAGAGATTCTGCTGTACAAATGGTAAGAGATCCTTTGGGAATGAGGGAACTAGAAATTAAATCTTTAGCTTCATCTGATAGTTTAAGAATTTGCTCAGCATAGGCATAGAGATGTTCACCGTCTTTGGTTAATTTGATTTGTTTACCCAAGCGTTCAAAGAACATTGTGCAAAACTCTTCTTCCAATGCTTGAATTTGATTGGTAATGGTAGACTGGGCGTAACCTAATTCATTGGCGGCTTTGGTGAAACTCAACATTTTGACTACTGTAACAAAAGTTTTTAGTTGGCGAAATTCCATTTTATAACCACCCATCAGTTTTTATGAAGAACTACATCGATACTATCAATTTTACCTATTAATAACTCTATGATAGTATAATTTGTAAAAACGGTCTAGCAGAAAGCAGAAAATTGATGGGGGTTTGGAAAATGAAAAACATCAGTGCTGACGAAATAAAGTACCGGGTAAAAGAGCTGGGGGCAGATTTATGTGGGATAGCTTCCGTAGAGCGCTTTGCAGATGCACCTTCCGGGTTTCATCCGACGGATATTCTTAAAGAGTGCAAAAGTGTAATCGTAATCGCTGCGCGCATTCCTGTAAATGCTTTTATTTCTTCCTCACAAGCCATATATACCTTTACCCATTCTAGATTATTTGACAAGATAAATTCTATTACATTTGCTATCGCAATAGAATTAGAAAAATGGGGAAGCTGTGCCGTCCCAGTGCCAGCATCGGAGCCGTATGAGTATTGGGATGATAGTAGGCGACATGGGCAAGGTATTCTATCGTTAAAACATGCAGCCGTACGCGCTGGATTAGGGCAAATGGGGAAAAACACCCTTCTGGTTAACGATCAGTTTGGGAATATGCTTTTGTTAGGTGCGGTTCTACTCACTGAAGAAATTGAACCCGACTTGTTAGCAACATATCAGGCTTGTATACCCGGTTGTCGGATTTGCTTAGACGCTTGTTCCGTTAGTGCCTTGGATGGTAACACGATTGAACAGCGCAAATGCCGCAGCATTTGTGGAAAAACGACTGAGGGTGGAGGCTTTGTATATAATTGCAATTTATGTCGGAAGCTTTGTCCTCATCACCAAGGAATAAGATAACAAAGCTAGAGGAGGACTAATAAAAATAAGTAACCTACAAATTTGCAGGTTACTTATTTTTATTTCACAGAAAGCCCATTTTTGCTATTAATAACTTCATCGCGAAGAATGAGCCAAATGGACTGAAATAATTGATTATATTGAAGGGAGGTACGGATATCTGATATATTTCGTGGGCGGGGGAGGTCAATATTTATTATAGTTTTGACCTTGCCTGGGTTGGCGGTCATGACCATAACTCTATCACCTAGGCACAAGGCTTCATCTATACTATGTGTGATAAATACAGTCGTTTTTCGGCTTTCTTCCCAAATTCGTAATAACTCTTGCTGTAAAAGGATTCGATTTTGTTCGTCTAGGGCTCCGAAGGGTTCATCCATCAATAAAATTTCGGGATCATTGGCAAAGGCGCGAGCTACGCTAACTCGTTGCTTCATACCGCCTGACAATTGAGAAGGATAGGCGTGAATAAACTTACTAAGGCCAATCATTTCAATATAGTGCTGCGCTATTTCATATCGGTCTTTTTTGGGTATGTTCCGCATGCGCAGTCCATAAGACACATTGTCAATCACTGTCATCCAGGGAAAAATAGATTGTTCTTGAAATACCATAGAATTAATTGGTCGGTGTTCGTGGTTTTTTTTAATGAAAATATTGCCGCTTGAGTGATCATCGAGGCCGGCTAAGATTCGGAGTAATGTTGTTTTTCCACATCCGCTAGGCCCAACAATACAGAAGAATTCTCCGTTGCCAATAGAGAGGGAAATATCATCTAAGGCGGTCACCAAACCAGAATTAGTGTGAAAAAATTTTTTTAGATTTCGAACTGAGATGCTTTCTTCTTCATAAACCATGCTCTGCATCTCCTTTTTATATTTGCTTTTTCCAGGGCAGGAACCAAATTTCTATCTTATCCAGAAGTAAAGAAAAAATATAGCCTAAAATCGATAGGGTAATAAGTGCTACAAACATTTGTTCAATGTCAAACATATCATAGGCTCGCCATATCATCCAGCCCACCCCGGCTTTTGCTGCGGAAAGTTCTGCTGCGACAATGAGAATTAGGGCCATACCCATACCTAGCTTTAATCCCGCAAAAATCATTGGCAAGGCACCGGGCAAGGCGACAGTCAGATAAAAATTTTTTCGATTAGCTCCAAAATTCTGGGCAA is a window of Pelosinus sp. IPA-1 DNA encoding:
- a CDS encoding LysR family transcriptional regulator, which translates into the protein MEFRQLKTFVTVVKMLSFTKAANELGYAQSTITNQIQALEEEFCTMFFERLGKQIKLTKDGEHLYAYAEQILKLSDEAKDLISSSLIPKGSLTICTAESLCTHRLPEVFKTFRARYPNVEIDIRFDACSEYRTHLRKNTIDIVLFLDVPFNEADLVTHILFEEPMAVIAAPNHPLAKKTQVLPQDINGQALVLTDLGCSYRRIFESILAQAGAKPASILTFSGNEVIKKFVSDGWGIGFLPQVAVKQEIISQQLIELPWAGTPFNIQTQLIYHKDKWISPALRAFIDITLTTFKNR
- a CDS encoding ABC transporter ATP-binding protein, which produces MVYEEESISVRNLKKFFHTNSGLVTALDDISLSIGNGEFFCIVGPSGCGKTTLLRILAGLDDHSSGNIFIKKNHEHRPINSMVFQEQSIFPWMTVIDNVSYGLRMRNIPKKDRYEIAQHYIEMIGLSKFIHAYPSQLSGGMKQRVSVARAFANDPEILLMDEPFGALDEQNRILLQQELLRIWEESRKTTVFITHSIDEALCLGDRVMVMTANPGKVKTIINIDLPRPRNISDIRTSLQYNQLFQSIWLILRDEVINSKNGLSVK
- a CDS encoding MDR family MFS transporter, which codes for MRNGSPRRTLLVGLFLALFFSSLDQTVVGTAMPRIIGELGGLSIMTWVTTAYMLTSTTIVPIAGKLADIYGRRIIYVTGLLLFMIGSALCGTSSTMLQLILFRALQGIGGGIMMPLAMTIVGDIFPPEERGKWQGLMGALFGLSSVVGPTIGGWIVDYSSWKWVFYINLPIGILATITIYLGLRGEKRLTDKVAIDYAGIITLIIGTVSLLLGLNLGGTQYPWLSWQILGLVGLSLLSWLLFVALEKRATDPVLSLDLFKNRIFAITNIVGFLMGLGMFGSLMFLPLFLQGVLGISATGSGNTMLPMMISLMLTSIVAGRFATKVSFRSFYILGMALMALGFYLLSTMNVFTTQRTAIYYIVILGVGMGTIMPIVTIAVQSAFGAEQRGVATSATQFFRSIGGTLGMTILGSIFNGYSKNIMEKEFFPSLQNGSVLLGPLTPMFEKAHTEPLSLFNVLLSPDTVAMIPPNLLGILLPPLKTALADSLHIVFWVAMFISVIGIVISLLMGDARLGKKSDRTLIEEAGVTLFTEGITPEVEISAELVPDLIGNEKKSQK